One Mycolicibacterium pulveris genomic region harbors:
- a CDS encoding SDR family NAD(P)-dependent oxidoreductase → MTGRGAVVVGGSRGIGLAVAELLAAQGAGVVVNGRAADAVSEAAQRIPNAVGMAGSPAESQVADALIDKCVDEFGRVDILVNCAGTAGLAAESILKVTSAQFRELLDAHLGTVFETCRAAAPRMVAQGGGAIVNTSSFAFLGDYGGTGYPAGKGGVNALTMALAAELKEHGVRANVVCPGAKTRLSTGQEYRAHIEALNARGLLDDASTQAALDAPPPEFAAPVYAYLAGDLAKDVTGQIFIAAGGFVGRFDRPTPAVIAYRDHRDSPPWSVDDLHELIHQG, encoded by the coding sequence TTGACCGGGCGCGGCGCCGTCGTCGTCGGCGGCTCGCGCGGTATCGGGCTCGCGGTGGCCGAACTGCTCGCAGCGCAAGGCGCAGGCGTGGTGGTCAACGGACGCGCCGCCGACGCGGTATCGGAAGCGGCCCAACGTATTCCGAATGCAGTAGGGATGGCCGGCTCCCCCGCCGAGTCGCAGGTGGCCGACGCACTGATCGACAAGTGCGTAGACGAGTTCGGCCGCGTCGACATCCTCGTCAACTGCGCGGGCACCGCGGGGCTGGCCGCCGAATCGATCCTGAAGGTCACCAGCGCTCAGTTTCGTGAACTGCTCGACGCGCATCTCGGCACGGTGTTCGAGACCTGCCGCGCCGCGGCGCCGCGGATGGTCGCGCAGGGCGGCGGGGCCATCGTCAACACCAGCTCCTTCGCGTTTCTCGGCGACTACGGCGGGACCGGCTATCCGGCGGGCAAGGGCGGTGTCAACGCGCTGACGATGGCGCTCGCGGCCGAGCTGAAGGAGCACGGCGTCCGCGCGAACGTCGTCTGCCCGGGCGCCAAGACCAGGTTGTCGACCGGGCAGGAGTACCGGGCGCACATCGAGGCGCTCAATGCGCGTGGGCTGCTGGACGACGCCAGCACGCAGGCCGCGCTCGACGCCCCGCCGCCGGAGTTTGCGGCACCCGTGTACGCCTATCTGGCCGGTGATCTGGCCAAGGATGTGACGGGACAGATCTTCATCGCCGCGGGTGGTTTCGTCGGCCGGTTCGACCGGCCGACCCCGGCCGTCATCGCCTACCGCGACCATCGCGACTCGCCGCCGTGGTCGGTCGACGACCTGCACGAGCTCATCCATCAGGGCTAG
- a CDS encoding DUF4185 domain-containing protein, which produces MGAAAHIGRVGGLAVALGVGTAIATGHGVALADDSTDSAASTSSAESSSSPSAGAKSQGTETPPTTDSSTDDESTGTTGVVTAQTNTGTSPADETTDETTEDSDVEDDGATQEEPAEEEPAVVPETPEPEPVESEGSTAPPAEDAGDDAATTHPSPSSSKSRSADSTTETAADQQIGTTSAGTADSLDDPATPVRRNQPVAQFVDARVLAAASLRLMSPKMAATSATADVTEVAPASPPTPPQDLFSAVTTLVSNVVNWVLNPLAGTAPTTPTQPALMWGLLAFARREFESFLTGLSGQDTAESTAAQTTTSLALAAAAANPRPGFPTPGQQLSPSTMFIDWVTGNYPTNNTAERFGVWGTDVGVMWDNGMTDDPSTPWNEHQVLIAVGDTFSGPNMSGIWRLNTLFRSSDYNLADGMTIPAGEWFNGNMFGGAPLSSPTFARQIIHPAPGLPTGVTLIPTAGISVPTPDTQFGATQYVSFMSVSQWGAPGHWTTNYSAIAYSTDNGENWTVAPTSVRYNNPWSGHQNFQQSAFVRGDDGYVYVYGTPNGRQGAAHLARVPEKDILDLSKYEYYNGGSRGWFWSTPAGWYRNDPGKATPVFGVDRGACGVARTGNQVSEMSVQYNEHLGKYVVLHADQFNNIVMRTADRPEGAWSGAKVLMTQQNGGIYAPMMHPWSPSTLGTGSELYWNLSLWSEYNVMLMSTDLDKV; this is translated from the coding sequence ATGGGAGCCGCAGCTCATATCGGCCGCGTCGGGGGACTCGCTGTCGCATTGGGGGTCGGCACGGCAATCGCCACCGGACACGGGGTGGCGTTGGCCGACGACAGCACCGATTCAGCCGCGTCGACGTCATCGGCGGAGAGCTCGTCGTCCCCCTCGGCCGGCGCGAAGTCGCAGGGCACTGAGACACCGCCGACGACCGATTCGAGCACCGACGACGAATCCACCGGCACAACCGGTGTCGTGACGGCCCAGACCAACACCGGCACCTCGCCTGCCGACGAGACGACCGACGAGACAACCGAGGACTCCGACGTCGAAGACGACGGCGCCACCCAAGAAGAACCAGCCGAGGAAGAACCCGCTGTCGTCCCCGAGACGCCGGAGCCCGAGCCGGTCGAGTCGGAGGGGTCGACGGCCCCACCCGCTGAAGACGCTGGAGACGATGCGGCGACGACGCACCCGTCGCCGAGCTCGTCGAAGTCCCGCAGCGCGGACTCGACCACCGAGACGGCAGCCGACCAGCAGATCGGGACCACGTCTGCGGGCACCGCAGACTCCCTCGACGACCCGGCCACCCCGGTGCGGCGCAACCAGCCGGTGGCGCAGTTCGTCGATGCGCGTGTGCTGGCGGCGGCCTCCCTGAGGCTGATGTCCCCCAAGATGGCCGCGACCTCGGCGACTGCCGACGTCACCGAGGTCGCTCCGGCGTCACCGCCGACCCCGCCGCAGGACCTGTTCTCGGCGGTGACGACGCTGGTGTCCAACGTGGTCAACTGGGTGCTGAACCCGCTGGCGGGCACCGCGCCGACGACGCCGACCCAGCCGGCGCTCATGTGGGGCCTGCTCGCGTTCGCCCGCCGCGAGTTCGAGAGCTTCCTCACCGGCCTGAGCGGCCAAGACACTGCGGAATCCACCGCAGCCCAGACCACCACCAGCCTTGCGTTGGCCGCCGCGGCCGCCAATCCGAGACCGGGCTTCCCGACGCCCGGCCAGCAGCTCAGCCCGTCCACGATGTTCATCGACTGGGTGACCGGTAACTACCCGACGAACAACACCGCCGAGCGGTTCGGCGTGTGGGGCACCGACGTCGGTGTCATGTGGGACAACGGCATGACAGACGATCCGTCGACCCCGTGGAACGAACACCAGGTCCTCATCGCGGTCGGGGACACCTTCAGCGGCCCCAACATGTCCGGGATCTGGCGGCTCAACACGCTGTTCCGCAGCTCCGACTACAACCTCGCGGACGGAATGACGATCCCAGCCGGGGAATGGTTCAACGGCAACATGTTCGGTGGAGCACCGCTGTCGAGCCCGACATTCGCCAGGCAGATCATCCACCCCGCGCCGGGGCTGCCGACCGGGGTGACGCTGATTCCCACGGCGGGCATCTCCGTCCCGACGCCCGACACCCAGTTCGGCGCCACCCAGTACGTCAGCTTCATGTCGGTCTCCCAATGGGGTGCGCCCGGCCACTGGACCACCAACTACTCCGCGATCGCATACTCGACCGACAACGGCGAGAACTGGACCGTCGCACCCACTTCCGTGCGCTACAACAACCCGTGGAGCGGTCACCAGAACTTCCAGCAGTCGGCGTTCGTCCGGGGTGACGACGGCTACGTCTACGTGTACGGCACCCCGAACGGGCGCCAGGGCGCCGCGCATCTGGCCCGCGTTCCCGAGAAGGACATCCTCGATCTCAGCAAGTACGAGTACTACAACGGCGGATCAAGAGGCTGGTTCTGGAGCACTCCGGCCGGCTGGTACCGAAACGACCCCGGCAAGGCCACGCCGGTATTCGGCGTCGATCGAGGCGCCTGCGGCGTCGCCAGGACCGGCAACCAGGTCAGCGAGATGTCGGTCCAGTACAACGAGCATCTCGGCAAATACGTTGTGCTGCACGCCGATCAGTTCAACAACATCGTGATGCGCACCGCCGACAGGCCGGAGGGCGCGTGGTCAGGCGCGAAGGTGTTGATGACCCAGCAGAACGGCGGCATCTACGCCCCGATGATGCATCCCTGGTCGCCGTCCACGTTGGGCACCGGCTCCGAACTGTACTGGAACCTGTCGCTGTGGTCGGAGTACAACGTGATGCTGATGAGCACAGATCTCGACAAGGTGTGA
- a CDS encoding HIT family protein, which yields MATVFTKIINGELPGRFVYEDDEIVAFLTIEPMTQGHTLVVPRAEIDHWQEIEPAMFGRVMEVCQLIGKAVCKAFGAERAGVIIAGLEVPHLHVHVFPAYNLTDFGFAHVDRNPSPESLDEAQAKIKAALAELT from the coding sequence ATGGCAACGGTCTTCACCAAGATCATCAACGGGGAGCTTCCCGGCAGGTTCGTGTACGAGGACGACGAGATCGTCGCGTTCCTGACGATCGAACCGATGACGCAGGGCCACACGTTGGTGGTGCCGCGGGCCGAAATCGACCATTGGCAGGAGATCGAGCCGGCGATGTTCGGCCGTGTCATGGAGGTCTGCCAGCTCATCGGCAAAGCCGTGTGCAAGGCGTTCGGCGCCGAGCGGGCCGGGGTGATCATCGCCGGACTCGAAGTGCCGCACCTGCACGTGCATGTCTTTCCGGCCTACAACCTGACCGATTTCGGGTTCGCCCACGTCGATCGCAACCCCTCACCGGAATCGCTTGACGAGGCGCAGGCCAAGATCAAGGCCGCCCTGGCCGAACTGACCTGA
- a CDS encoding Dyp-type peroxidase — translation MVERSPRGRFTVNRRRLLVGGAAALAGSAALTQCARGQPDEARGGFGAEAEPFYGTHQGGIATPPQAHALLVALDLKPQTGRTPRDTVAAILRLWTADASRLTQGRPALADTEPELAHRPARLTVTVGLGPAVFDRIGLAHLRPATATDLPEFGTDRLEPQWCGGDLLLQICADDPVVVAHAGRVLLKNVRTMATQRWRQSGFRGARGSDPSGATMRNMMGQVDGTVNLTDAAAFDRHVWDHGAQQRWFAGGTVAVVRRIRAEMDTWDQIDRESKELAVGRRLDNGAPLTGEQEFDEPDLTASVNGIPVIPPNSHVALARPRSEDEQFLRRPYNYDDPPSGGQTTDSGLIFVTYQRDPARQFVPVQQRLADGDALNEWITTIGSSVFAILPGVEDGQYLGQALLESAS, via the coding sequence ATGGTTGAGCGGTCCCCGCGCGGCCGGTTCACCGTCAACAGGCGCCGCCTGCTCGTCGGAGGCGCCGCCGCGTTGGCAGGCAGTGCCGCCCTCACTCAGTGCGCACGGGGTCAACCCGACGAGGCACGAGGCGGATTCGGCGCCGAGGCCGAGCCGTTTTACGGAACGCATCAAGGGGGCATCGCCACGCCGCCGCAGGCGCACGCGCTGCTCGTCGCGCTTGATCTGAAACCACAGACCGGGCGCACGCCGCGGGACACCGTCGCGGCGATCCTGCGGCTGTGGACGGCAGACGCCTCCCGGCTCACCCAGGGCCGGCCCGCGCTGGCCGACACCGAGCCCGAACTGGCGCACCGGCCGGCACGGCTCACGGTCACCGTCGGCCTGGGCCCCGCGGTGTTCGACCGCATCGGTTTGGCGCACCTGCGACCGGCGACGGCGACCGACCTGCCGGAGTTCGGCACCGACCGGCTAGAACCCCAGTGGTGCGGCGGTGATCTGCTGTTGCAGATCTGCGCCGACGACCCCGTCGTCGTCGCGCACGCCGGCCGAGTCCTGCTCAAGAACGTCCGCACCATGGCGACGCAGCGGTGGCGTCAGAGCGGGTTTCGCGGCGCGCGCGGCTCGGACCCGTCGGGCGCGACGATGCGCAACATGATGGGACAGGTCGACGGCACCGTGAACCTGACCGACGCGGCGGCGTTCGACCGGCACGTGTGGGACCACGGCGCACAGCAGCGGTGGTTCGCCGGCGGCACGGTCGCGGTGGTACGACGAATCCGCGCTGAAATGGACACATGGGATCAGATCGACCGCGAGAGTAAGGAACTCGCGGTCGGTCGCCGGCTCGACAACGGGGCCCCGCTGACCGGGGAGCAGGAGTTCGACGAGCCCGATCTCACCGCGAGCGTCAACGGCATCCCGGTGATTCCACCGAACTCCCATGTCGCGCTGGCCAGGCCGCGCAGCGAGGACGAGCAGTTCCTGCGTCGGCCCTACAACTACGATGACCCGCCGTCCGGCGGGCAGACCACCGACAGCGGCCTGATCTTCGTCACCTACCAACGAGACCCGGCCAGACAGTTCGTTCCGGTGCAGCAGCGCCTGGCCGACGGTGACGCGCTCAACGAGTGGATCACCACGATCGGCTCCTCGGTGTTCGCGATCCTGCCGGGTGTCGAGGACGGCCAGTACCTGGGCCAAGCACTCCTGGAATCGGCGTCGTGA
- a CDS encoding MarR family winged helix-turn-helix transcriptional regulator yields MTIAGFAVHGSDDERPPSMALPVPKQPGPEPRTDYLPGLDETEHRCWEMFSDTATALGMALNRQLVEAHGLTLWDVMLLRFLANTPDGSARMGELADALAVTPSRVSQQTRRLEARTLVRRSKSRHDRRVVLASITAEGRAKLGPSLVTYAKGVRALYLNALTRQQMTSLGDSCRRISAPLRDRHGTVGPARN; encoded by the coding sequence ATGACGATTGCTGGATTCGCCGTGCACGGCTCCGACGACGAACGACCGCCGTCCATGGCATTGCCCGTCCCGAAGCAGCCAGGTCCCGAGCCGCGGACCGATTATTTGCCAGGGCTCGATGAAACCGAGCACCGGTGCTGGGAGATGTTCAGCGACACAGCGACGGCGCTCGGCATGGCGTTGAACCGGCAACTGGTCGAGGCGCACGGGCTCACCTTGTGGGATGTCATGCTGCTGCGCTTTCTCGCCAACACGCCCGACGGTTCCGCACGCATGGGCGAGCTCGCCGACGCCCTCGCCGTGACACCCAGCCGGGTCAGCCAACAGACGCGCCGACTGGAAGCGCGAACGCTGGTGCGCCGGTCCAAGAGCCGGCACGACCGCCGGGTGGTGCTCGCCAGCATCACCGCCGAGGGGCGGGCCAAACTGGGTCCGTCGCTCGTGACATACGCCAAAGGTGTTCGCGCTCTGTACCTCAATGCGCTGACCCGCCAACAGATGACGAGCCTCGGGGACAGCTGCCGACGAATCAGCGCACCGTTGCGCGATCGGCACGGCACGGTTGGGCCTGCGCGCAATTAG
- a CDS encoding NADP-dependent oxidoreductase: protein MAELMNRQIVLRRRPSGLVQPDDTELITTPAPEPAEGEALVRTTYIGIDAAARTWLNDQPGYLPPVQLGEVVRAAGIGEVVASRCDAYAVGDVVTTLTGFQEYVISRDDLFTTPVPGPAVDQLAVMSVYGPTGATAYFGVNDIGKPQPGETVVVSAAAGATGSIAGQIAKIAGARVVGIAGGPQKCRAVVEDFGFDACIDYREDNLKAALKQHCPKGVDVYFDNVGGPILDAVLGRLAPKARVVLCGVISSYLTGEHPGPANYVNLLSKTASMQGFNALDEWGRFDEAFGPLRQWAQEGRLVHRQTIFEGIESCVDALNGLFTGANIGKMLVKVSEPSVAG, encoded by the coding sequence GTGGCCGAGTTGATGAATCGCCAGATCGTGTTGCGGCGCCGGCCCAGCGGGCTGGTGCAACCCGATGACACCGAGTTGATCACCACACCGGCGCCCGAACCTGCCGAGGGTGAGGCGCTGGTGCGCACCACATACATCGGCATCGACGCCGCCGCGCGTACCTGGCTCAACGATCAGCCGGGCTACCTTCCGCCGGTGCAACTCGGCGAGGTCGTTCGGGCTGCGGGGATCGGGGAGGTGGTCGCCTCCCGCTGCGACGCGTATGCGGTCGGAGACGTCGTCACCACGCTGACGGGATTCCAGGAGTATGTGATCAGCCGTGACGACCTGTTCACCACACCGGTGCCCGGTCCCGCCGTCGATCAGCTCGCGGTGATGAGCGTGTACGGCCCGACCGGTGCCACAGCGTATTTCGGCGTGAATGACATCGGTAAACCGCAGCCGGGGGAGACGGTTGTGGTGTCCGCGGCCGCCGGGGCGACCGGGTCCATCGCCGGGCAGATCGCCAAGATCGCGGGAGCACGGGTGGTCGGCATCGCGGGTGGTCCCCAGAAGTGCCGGGCGGTGGTCGAGGACTTCGGCTTCGACGCGTGCATCGACTACCGCGAGGACAACCTCAAGGCCGCGCTCAAGCAGCACTGCCCCAAAGGCGTCGACGTCTATTTCGACAATGTCGGGGGTCCGATCCTCGATGCGGTGCTGGGACGGCTCGCCCCCAAGGCCCGCGTCGTGCTGTGCGGCGTCATCTCGAGCTATCTGACCGGTGAGCACCCGGGGCCGGCGAACTACGTCAACCTGCTGTCGAAGACGGCGTCGATGCAGGGGTTCAATGCGCTCGACGAATGGGGGCGTTTCGACGAGGCGTTCGGCCCGCTTCGTCAGTGGGCGCAGGAGGGCCGACTCGTTCACCGCCAGACGATCTTCGAGGGCATCGAGTCCTGTGTAGACGCGTTGAACGGGCTGTTCACCGGGGCTAACATCGGCAAGATGCTGGTGAAGGTCAGCGAACCCAGCGTCGCCGGATGA
- a CDS encoding cutinase family protein: MDVRRTARLLATAAAAFTALLAGPVPLAAAQPPPGPAPAPAPCPDVQLVFARGTAELPGVGGIGQTYVDALRAQLGPRTLDVYPVNYPASSAFGDRIQFARTVIDGIRDAAIKVQDTAANCPDTRVVLGGFSQGAVVAGYVTAAEIPEQIPAEYREFIPEPMPEEVADHVAAVVLIGMPSDQFMRDIGAPPVVIGPSYVEKTLELCATDDTICNGVPAGGPSFAHNVYGINGMVGEAAAFTVERL; this comes from the coding sequence ATGGACGTTCGGCGAACCGCTCGACTGCTCGCTACCGCGGCGGCTGCGTTCACGGCGCTGCTCGCAGGTCCTGTCCCGTTGGCGGCCGCGCAGCCGCCGCCCGGTCCCGCCCCGGCGCCCGCGCCGTGTCCCGATGTGCAGTTGGTCTTCGCGAGGGGGACCGCTGAGCTGCCCGGTGTCGGCGGTATCGGGCAGACCTACGTCGACGCCCTGCGGGCACAACTCGGCCCCAGGACGTTGGACGTCTACCCGGTCAACTACCCCGCCAGTAGCGCGTTCGGAGACCGAATTCAGTTCGCACGCACGGTGATCGACGGCATTCGCGATGCGGCGATCAAGGTCCAGGACACCGCGGCGAACTGCCCGGACACTCGGGTCGTGCTCGGCGGCTTCTCGCAGGGCGCGGTGGTTGCCGGCTATGTGACGGCGGCCGAGATCCCCGAGCAGATTCCCGCGGAGTACCGCGAGTTCATTCCGGAGCCGATGCCCGAGGAGGTCGCTGACCATGTCGCCGCGGTGGTGCTGATCGGCATGCCGTCGGATCAGTTCATGCGCGACATCGGCGCCCCGCCCGTCGTGATCGGCCCGTCCTATGTGGAAAAGACCCTGGAGCTGTGCGCCACCGACGACACCATCTGTAACGGCGTGCCCGCGGGCGGGCCGTCATTTGCGCACAACGTTTACGGCATCAACGGAATGGTCGGCGAAGCAGCGGCGTTCACCGTCGAACGGCTGTGA
- a CDS encoding PepSY-associated TM helix domain-containing protein yields MTIPKPSSGGRALLMRLHFYAGVFVGPFILIAAVTGLLYALIPQIDNAVYRHALTVDRVGDQPLALADQIAAARTAYPAGTVENIRPPNTVDETTQVRLRVDDVPPDYARTVFVDPYTGEVRGALTTYGQWLPLRAWFDELHRTLHLDALGRNYSELAASWLWVISLAGLALWYLHRRDSGKLRRLALPDRDKKGRRRTLSWHGAAGVWILVALLGLSVTGITWSRHAGESVDLIQRSLNTTAPTVNTALGQRGDPDITTATHRHGGTGDTLLYGADTAMRAAERAGLKGPIWMYPPVEHGQGWRVEENKRDWPTRHDAISVDPDSGAVTDRVNFADWPALAKLTDWAIDAHMGVLFGWPNQILLALTAIGLIAIVIRGYQMWWQRRPTRGSAWAVGRPPLRGAIRRLPTPSVVAAVVAAGALGWFLPLFGLSLAAFVIVDLLIGAVKQRRAAADKEKEFSDA; encoded by the coding sequence ATGACAATTCCCAAGCCCAGCAGCGGCGGGCGTGCCCTGCTGATGCGCCTGCACTTCTACGCGGGCGTGTTCGTCGGCCCTTTCATCCTGATCGCGGCGGTGACCGGACTGCTCTACGCGCTGATCCCGCAGATCGACAACGCGGTGTATCGCCACGCGCTGACCGTCGACCGCGTCGGTGACCAACCCCTGGCGCTCGCCGACCAGATCGCTGCCGCGCGCACCGCGTATCCCGCCGGCACCGTCGAAAACATCCGGCCCCCGAACACCGTCGACGAGACCACGCAGGTCAGGTTGCGGGTCGACGACGTACCACCGGACTACGCGCGCACCGTGTTCGTCGACCCTTACACCGGAGAGGTCCGCGGCGCGTTGACCACCTACGGGCAGTGGCTGCCGCTGCGGGCATGGTTCGACGAACTGCACCGCACCCTGCACCTGGATGCCCTCGGGCGAAACTACAGCGAACTGGCCGCCAGCTGGTTGTGGGTGATTTCGCTTGCCGGGCTGGCACTCTGGTACCTCCACCGCCGGGACAGCGGAAAGCTGCGACGCCTGGCACTGCCCGACCGCGACAAGAAGGGCCGTCGCCGAACGCTTTCCTGGCACGGTGCGGCCGGGGTGTGGATCCTCGTCGCGCTGCTCGGGCTGTCGGTCACCGGGATCACGTGGTCGCGCCACGCCGGCGAATCCGTCGACCTCATCCAGCGGAGCCTGAACACCACCGCGCCCACCGTGAACACCGCACTGGGTCAGCGCGGCGACCCGGACATCACAACGGCGACGCACCGACATGGAGGCACTGGTGACACCTTGCTGTACGGCGCCGACACGGCGATGCGTGCCGCCGAACGGGCGGGCCTGAAAGGGCCGATCTGGATGTACCCGCCCGTCGAGCACGGACAGGGCTGGCGCGTCGAGGAGAACAAGCGCGACTGGCCCACCCGCCACGACGCCATCTCGGTGGACCCCGACAGCGGCGCCGTCACCGACCGGGTGAACTTCGCCGACTGGCCGGCTCTGGCCAAGCTCACCGATTGGGCCATCGACGCGCACATGGGTGTCCTTTTCGGTTGGCCCAACCAGATTCTCCTGGCGCTCACCGCGATCGGGCTCATCGCGATCGTCATCCGTGGCTACCAGATGTGGTGGCAGCGCCGCCCGACGCGAGGGTCTGCGTGGGCGGTCGGCCGTCCGCCGCTGCGCGGAGCGATCCGCCGCCTGCCGACGCCGTCGGTCGTCGCAGCCGTCGTCGCCGCGGGGGCACTCGGGTGGTTTCTGCCGCTGTTCGGGCTGAGCCTGGCGGCTTTCGTCATCGTCGATCTGCTGATCGGCGCGGTCAAACAACGGCGCGCTGCCGCCGACAAGGAGAAGGAGTTCTCGGATGCGTAA
- a CDS encoding copper chaperone PCu(A)C: protein MRNSGIGAFGATLAVAALLTAGCTSQTHEEPPMAETVTVEDPWASAADEGMAAVFGTLTNTGHHDAHIVSAESSVAGHVELHEVTPDASGTKTMRPKDDGFVVPAGGARELVPGGDHVMLMDLHEPLHPGADVAVTVVFEDGSTLPVTAQVREFAGADEDYQPAEPAAPHHHG from the coding sequence ATGCGTAACTCAGGAATCGGGGCGTTCGGTGCCACGCTGGCCGTGGCCGCACTGCTGACGGCGGGCTGCACGTCGCAGACACACGAGGAGCCGCCGATGGCCGAGACGGTCACCGTCGAAGACCCGTGGGCCAGCGCGGCCGACGAAGGGATGGCCGCGGTCTTCGGCACGTTGACCAACACCGGTCACCACGACGCGCACATCGTGTCCGCCGAGTCATCGGTGGCGGGCCACGTCGAACTGCACGAGGTGACACCCGACGCCTCCGGCACGAAGACGATGCGCCCCAAGGACGATGGGTTCGTCGTTCCGGCGGGCGGCGCACGCGAGCTGGTGCCCGGTGGCGACCACGTGATGCTGATGGACCTGCACGAGCCGTTGCATCCCGGTGCGGATGTCGCGGTGACCGTGGTGTTCGAGGACGGTTCGACCCTGCCCGTCACCGCACAGGTCCGCGAGTTCGCGGGCGCCGACGAGGATTACCAGCCCGCCGAACCGGCTGCCCCGCATCACCATGGTTGA
- a CDS encoding histone-like nucleoid-structuring protein Lsr2, with amino-acid sequence MTVTAEVVFVDEFDRISTAEEIVVFELDGVRYEIYLSRENAAKLREAFAPWISTARQTAARQRRHLFSTTLNSAEAAAMRRAAIRQWAWTHGHGVAVHGRIPRDVLEAYEAAHARKVRQPLS; translated from the coding sequence ATGACAGTGACAGCCGAGGTCGTGTTCGTCGACGAATTCGACCGCATCAGCACCGCTGAGGAGATAGTCGTTTTCGAATTGGACGGCGTCCGATATGAGATCTATCTCTCCCGGGAAAATGCCGCGAAACTGCGCGAAGCCTTCGCTCCGTGGATAAGTACGGCCCGTCAAACAGCGGCCCGCCAACGTCGACACCTTTTCAGTACGACGCTGAACTCGGCAGAGGCCGCCGCGATGCGCCGCGCGGCGATTCGCCAGTGGGCCTGGACGCACGGCCACGGCGTGGCCGTGCACGGCCGGATCCCGCGCGACGTCCTCGAGGCGTACGAGGCAGCCCACGCCAGGAAGGTGCGGCAGCCGCTCAGCTAG
- a CDS encoding spinster family MFS transporter, producing MLERHPPGRAWAAVVLLAIVGTLNYADRFLPAVLAEPIKQELALSDTMIGVINGFGFLVVYAVVGIAIARVADRGAFGLVISICLSLWGAMTMLGGAVQSGFQLVLTRVGVAIGEAGSTPAAHAYVARNFVPERRAAPLAVITLAIPFASAASLIGGGLLAQSLGWRTAFVVMGAVSVVFAPLVLLVLGRRQTMPAAPATSAAPSGNPWDLLSKPAFLMIVGGGACVSFAGYALTAFAPAYLVRTRGMSLGEVGVQYGVASGLTGIVGLLVVGRIADRLSARDPRWLLWLVGVMIAALLPFSALAFLVEGRALCIWFIAMSYVIGTAYMAPSIAAIQRLVRVEQRATASAIFLFFGAIVGSAGPFLTGLISDALTAEMGVMALGRALLVVPVAQIAAIGCYLAASGRFTREIVDAPELATAN from the coding sequence ATGCTGGAACGCCACCCGCCGGGGCGCGCATGGGCCGCGGTCGTACTGCTCGCGATCGTCGGCACGCTGAACTACGCCGACCGATTTCTGCCCGCGGTGCTGGCCGAACCGATCAAACAAGAGCTGGCGCTGTCGGACACGATGATCGGCGTCATCAACGGGTTCGGATTCCTGGTCGTGTATGCCGTGGTCGGTATCGCGATCGCACGGGTCGCCGACCGGGGCGCGTTCGGTCTGGTGATCTCGATCTGTCTGAGCCTCTGGGGCGCGATGACGATGCTGGGCGGGGCGGTGCAGTCCGGATTTCAGCTGGTGCTCACCCGTGTCGGGGTCGCGATCGGGGAAGCGGGCAGCACCCCGGCCGCACATGCCTACGTGGCGCGGAATTTCGTGCCGGAACGACGGGCGGCGCCGTTGGCCGTCATCACGCTGGCCATCCCGTTCGCAAGTGCCGCGAGCCTGATTGGCGGTGGCCTACTGGCCCAGTCACTGGGCTGGCGAACGGCTTTCGTGGTGATGGGTGCCGTCAGCGTGGTGTTCGCCCCGCTGGTGCTGCTCGTTCTGGGGCGGCGCCAGACCATGCCGGCCGCGCCGGCGACAAGCGCGGCGCCGTCGGGTAACCCGTGGGACCTGCTGAGCAAGCCGGCGTTTCTGATGATCGTCGGCGGAGGGGCGTGTGTCTCGTTCGCGGGCTACGCGCTGACGGCGTTCGCGCCTGCGTATCTGGTTCGTACCCGCGGAATGTCGCTGGGTGAGGTCGGCGTGCAGTACGGGGTGGCAAGCGGTCTGACCGGGATCGTGGGTCTCCTCGTCGTCGGCAGGATCGCAGACCGCCTGTCGGCCAGGGATCCCCGCTGGCTGCTCTGGCTGGTCGGCGTGATGATCGCGGCGCTGCTGCCCTTTTCGGCACTGGCGTTCCTGGTCGAGGGCCGGGCGCTGTGCATCTGGTTCATCGCGATGAGCTACGTGATCGGCACGGCATACATGGCTCCGTCGATCGCGGCGATTCAACGGCTGGTCCGGGTGGAGCAGCGCGCGACCGCCTCCGCGATCTTCCTGTTCTTCGGCGCCATCGTCGGCTCGGCCGGCCCGTTTCTGACCGGTCTCATCAGCGATGCGCTGACGGCGGAGATGGGGGTGATGGCGCTTGGGCGCGCGCTGCTGGTCGTTCCGGTGGCGCAGATCGCCGCGATCGGCTGCTACCTGGCGGCCAGTGGGCGGTTCACGCGCGAAATCGTCGACGCGCCGGAACTGGCAACGGCGAATTGA